In Amia ocellicauda isolate fAmiCal2 chromosome 7, fAmiCal2.hap1, whole genome shotgun sequence, one genomic interval encodes:
- the pnck gene encoding calcium/calmodulin-dependent protein kinase type 1B produces MPVIKDRQKKAEDITAVYELKEKLGEGSFSEVRLAQDRRTQKLVAVKCIQKRALKGMESMLENEIAVLRRIKHDNIVSLEEVFETPTKLYLVMTLVTGGELLDRILERGMYTEWDASEVIRQVLDAVCYLHRLGIVHRDLKPENLLFDTPFEDSKIVISDFGLSKMEEQGALSTACGTPAYIAPELLEQQTYGKEVDLWAVGVIAYILLCGYPPFYDDNDTELYRQIVKAEFEFDSPYWDDISDSAKDFISKLLQRDPEKRYTGEQALQHPWISGDTALRRNIHGSVSEQIQKNFIKAQWKRAFNATVVIRHLTRKTPCEGEGTEDCAAGGED; encoded by the exons ATGCCTGTCATTAAAGACCGCCAGAAGAAGGCTGAAGACATCACAGCCGTGTACGAACTGAAGGAGAAGCTGGgaga GGGCTCGTTCTCGGAGGTGCGTCTGGCTCAGGACCGGCGCACTCAGAAGCTGGTGGCCGTCAAGTGCATCCAGAAGAGGGCGCTGAAGGGCATGGAGAGCATGCTGGAGAACGAGATCGCTGTGCTGCGCAG AATCAAACATGACAACATCGTGTCTCTGGAGGAGGTCTTTGAGACGCCCACCAAGCTGTACCTGGTGATGACCCT GGTGACCGGGGGGGAGCTGCTGGACCGTATCCTAGAGAGAGGGATGTACACAGAGTGGGACGCCAGTGAGGTGATCCGCCAGGTGCTGGATGCCGTGTGTTACCTGCACCGGCTGGGCATCGTGCACCGGGACCTCAAG CCAGAGAACCTGCTGTTCGACACCCCCTTCGAGGACTCCAAGATCGTCATCAGTGACTTCGGCCTGTCCAAGATGGAGGAGCAGGGGGCGCTGTCCACGGCCTGCGGGACCCCCGCGTACATCG CCCCGGAGCTCCTGGAACAGCAGACCTATGGGAAGGAAGTGGACCTGTGGGCTGTGGGGGTGATCGCCTATATTCT GCTGTGCGGTTACCCCCCCTTCTACGACGACAACGACACCGAGCTGTACAGGCAGATCGTGAAGGCCGAGTTCGAGTTCGACTCTCCGTACTGGGACGACATCTCGGACTCAG CCAAGGACTTCATCTCAAAGCTACTGCAGAGGGACCCAGAGAAGCGTTACACCGGGGAGCAGGCCCTGCAGCACCCCTG GATTTCGGGAGACACGGCCCTGCGGAGGAACATCCACGGCTCCGTCAGCGAGCAGATCCAGAAGAACTTCATCAAGGCGCAGTGGAAG aGGGCTTTCAATGCCACAGTTGTGATCCGCCACCTGACCAGGAAGACGCCGTGCGAGGGGGAGGGCACGGAGGACTGCGCGGCGGGGGGAG AGGACTGA